In Candidatus Oleimmundimicrobium sp., the DNA window AGTTTAGCACACTCTTTACATAATGGTAAACCACCAGTCCCTGATCTTACATTTTCAGTCTCAATGTTGTTTCTTGTCTTGCATGCACTGTTGTTGTGATGAACATCTTTTGTTTTAGCACTGTAAATGGGACTTGCGTACGGCATGGCATTAAATTTTAAATGATTAATATAACAAAAATAAGAAATAGATTAGTGTATCGCAATTATTTTTTTGTGATTAGAATTTTTAATATAAAACCATCGCATTGTAGCGCATTATCGCTATGATGCGACAGATATGGGGAAAGTGAATAACCAATTAACCGATAATTCCGCTAATTAATTCACGTGAAATGAAGAAGTCTTTAGGGGGAAAAACATTGATGAAGAATTTTTCCAATGCCTTAGTGGTGTTAGTCACTACCATTTCGCGCGCAAATGCCCAAGCCGAAATGATTGATTAAACATTTTTGCTCCCTGGCAAAAATGATCTTTGTAAACCATAGTTTTTCATGTACCAGGCATACCTTAAAGAGATCCTGCGTTTAAGCCCATGGTTAAAACCTTTTTACCAATATCCAGGAGGATCTTCTCCGGGTTAATTAATTTGTCCAGGTCTTTGATTTTTAACAGAACTCCAGGACGAAGCTCTGCTGTTACGGCTTTCTGCAACATTTCCGCTTTTTGCAATCCGGTACCGTTCTTCATGGTATTCATGTACTGGTAGGACTCTTTAAGCGGTCGCTCGTAGCCTGTTTTCTGGTCAAAGCTCTGCTCTGTTCTCAGGGTTAGCCTGTCCCTGTCAAACTCCTTGCGGTTGTTGGTGGTCGGACTGATCCGGTTTCTCCCATCTGACGTTTTACGCCCTACAATAAAATGACAATGTACGTTAAAACCCTCCTTGGGTTCGCCCTGCCATTTCAATCCCATCTTTACTTCCTGGTCACGGCCGGTATGGTAGCGGTCGTATTCAACCTTGTAGTACATTTTTACGTTTTGGGGTTCTATTATTACCTCCTTCCCCGCTTTGTTAAGCTTCTTGAAGTTCCCCGCAAACTCCTGGTTAAAATCTTTCTGTATCCATGACTTAAAGTTATTCAGCCGTTCTGCCTCGGTATTTCCCAGGGCTTTCCACTCCTCCTCAGTAGGATTGATGCTTCCTGTGGCAAACTTGCCTTCATTCCTGCCAATGCCCTGGTGATCGCTGTCGATAGCTGCCCGGACCTCTGCAGGGTGACATTCATCCCGGCCATTACTAAACCATTGCTCAGGTTGTTCCCCCTGTTCAATATGTATTTCGTCCTCTTTCCCCAGGTAGTTTACGAAAGCTGACGAGCTCCCTGAGCTGGCGAGCTTGCCCTTGCTGTCTGTTTTCGGTTTATCAAACTTAATAAACATGGATTAATCTATTTATTTTGTTTCCTGTGACGATCAATGATGCTGCTGCCTGTCATCCCGACAGCTGCGCCATGCTCCATGATAATGTTAATCTTGTCGGTCAGATCCTTGTACTGCTTAACTATGGTCTCTTGTGTCTGGCCAAACTGGTCGAATAGATTTCGCAGTGTGCTGTTAATAGACTGTTCGAGTTTAGCTATCAACTTACTTATGGTAGTAACTTCTTTAAGCGTACCACCAAGCATTTCGGGAAGGGTTGAAAAATGCTGATCTATCTTTCCTTCGGTTTTTGTTAGCGCCTCGAGCAGTGGAAGTAAGTTGTCCCGCTCGAAGGTTTTTTGAAACCCTATGAGCTGGCTTACTCTTTTTTCAACTTTTGCAATTTCTTCTTTTACACTCTCTGGTGGATCAGCCGGGTTGATCCCGGATTTTCGAAAATATGCCAGGGTATATTTTACAAAATCGCCCTGGGTGATTCCTTGTTTTTTGCAATACGTCTTTAAGTCCTCTCTGGTGGCTTCGTCCACGTTGATAGTTGCCATAGTAACTATATTTTAAATTGATTATCTGACATTTATGTTAAATAATGCTATTCATTAAACAAATATAGTTGTTTTTATAATAAAACAAAAATGTTTTATTAGCTTCTTAAACAGGACGTTAGTCCTGTTTCTCCCTCGAAGAGGGCAAGCAGAATCTCACGCAGTGAGGTTCCCGCTTACTATCTTTTTCCCTCCACTTCGTTTCGGGCAAAAGCTACCCTTCGGCTTCCCGAACGGGTAGCTCGTCCGAAACGCTCCGTAAGGAGCAAAAGGGAAAAAGATGAAAGCATTAAAGCGATGGCGAAAAAAACAGCAAGACACGTGAGTAGAGTTATTCCCGGTCTGACGTGGGTCCTTAGAAAACCCATCGTCAGGACGGGAAATAACTCGGCAAGCCAGCACACTCCAAAAAGCTTATAGGGGAGTTTGAGGGTCCATAATTGTTGGGGGGGTCTTGCTGTTTGGTTTTTCTCCTCATTAACTTTTTGGAACTTGGTGTTCTGCGGGGCTAAAAGTTAAAAGCAGTATATTTGAACTGGCAGATTAAAACTTTGAAATGAAACTGACTTTTTATAGGGGGATACACGGGTTATTGTTGTTTACCCCTGAAATTTTCAGGGATACAAAGGTTACCGCCAATTGAATGAAAAAACTTTCGTGCAAATAAATTTCTCAAAATATTTGGATTGGGTTACCTAATTAGCTAACTTTGCATTATGGAAGAAAAAATTATCAGGAATGTTTTTTACTATAAGCATTACTACTTGGACTTCTTTGAGCAATTGAAGCCGGAAGTAAAAAGAAAATTCAACTGGACCTTAAAGTTAATAAGCACTGTTGATATGGTTCCTGTAAAGTATTTCAGCCATATGACAGGAACGACTGGTATTTTTGAGATTAGAGTTGAAGTTGGAACTGATATTTATAGAGTTTTTAGTTTCTTCGATGAAGGACAGCTTATAATACTTGTCAATGGTTTTCAAAAGAAATCGCAAAAAACACCGAAAAAAGAAATAGAATTAGCAGAAAAACTAAAAAAACAATACTTCAATGAAAAAGAAAATGAATAAAAATCTTACTTCATTTGCTGATCACTTGGACGAGCAATATGGAAAAATAGGAACAGAGGAGCGTGAACGGTTTGAGGAAGGATTTGAAGCTTTCAAACTCGGTTTAATGCTTCAAGAATTACGTAAGGGACAAGGTTTGACCCAAGAGCAACTTGCTGTAAAATGTGGAACTACAAAGACGTACATTTCACGAATAGAAAACAATGCTTCAGACATAAGACTTTCTACCTTAATGCGAATAATTAGTGAAGGATTTGGCGGACATCTTCGTCTGAATGTTGAATTAAAATAATGAACAGTGGCGGTA includes these proteins:
- a CDS encoding DUF5712 family protein gives rise to the protein MFIKFDKPKTDSKGKLASSGSSSAFVNYLGKEDEIHIEQGEQPEQWFSNGRDECHPAEVRAAIDSDHQGIGRNEGKFATGSINPTEEEWKALGNTEAERLNNFKSWIQKDFNQEFAGNFKKLNKAGKEVIIEPQNVKMYYKVEYDRYHTGRDQEVKMGLKWQGEPKEGFNVHCHFIVGRKTSDGRNRISPTTNNRKEFDRDRLTLRTEQSFDQKTGYERPLKESYQYMNTMKNGTGLQKAEMLQKAVTAELRPGVLLKIKDLDKLINPEKILLDIGKKVLTMGLNAGSL
- a CDS encoding BfmA/BtgA family mobilization protein; this encodes MATINVDEATREDLKTYCKKQGITQGDFVKYTLAYFRKSGINPADPPESVKEEIAKVEKRVSQLIGFQKTFERDNLLPLLEALTKTEGKIDQHFSTLPEMLGGTLKEVTTISKLIAKLEQSINSTLRNLFDQFGQTQETIVKQYKDLTDKINIIMEHGAAVGMTGSSIIDRHRKQNK
- a CDS encoding type II toxin-antitoxin system RelE/ParE family toxin, which encodes MEEKIIRNVFYYKHYYLDFFEQLKPEVKRKFNWTLKLISTVDMVPVKYFSHMTGTTGIFEIRVEVGTDIYRVFSFFDEGQLIILVNGFQKKSQKTPKKEIELAEKLKKQYFNEKENE
- a CDS encoding helix-turn-helix transcriptional regulator; its protein translation is MNKNLTSFADHLDEQYGKIGTEERERFEEGFEAFKLGLMLQELRKGQGLTQEQLAVKCGTTKTYISRIENNASDIRLSTLMRIISEGFGGHLRLNVELK